TAGGCTCCTAACGATCTCAGGGGGTTCTCAGATGGCTGCACCAGATCTGGCCGACATCACCAAGCACGACACCTTCGTCGAGGGGGTGCCGCACGAGACGTTCAAGCACCTGCGCGACAACGATCCGGTGTCTTGGTGGGACGAAGACGACGGCGCCGGCTTCTGGGCGGTGACCCGGTTCGACGACGTCTGGACCGTCTCGCACGACTACGACACCTTCACGTCCACCAAGGGCATCCGCATCGAGGACATGGACGAGGAAGAGACCCAGTCTCGCCGCACCCTCATGGAGATGGACCCGCCAGAGCACACGGCTCTGCGACTGCTTGTGAACAAGCTGTTCACCCGTCGAGGGGTGCTGCTGTACGAAGACACCATCCGTGACATCGCCCGCAGCATCGTCGACAGCGCCTTCGAGAAGGGCGAGTTCGACTTCGTGACCGACGTGGCACGCGAGCTGCCGATGCGCATGCTGGGCCGACTGATGGGCTTGCCCGATGCCGACGGCGACTGGTTGGTCACCAAGGGCGACCAGATGATCGCCAACTCCGATCCCGAGTTCACCGAGCACGTCGTCGACCAGGTCGACACCGAGAAGTACCGCCTGCTGCCGTTCCGAAGCCCTGCAGCGATCGAACTGTTCGACTATGCCGACGGGCTCATCGCCGAGAGGCGCGGCGGAGATGGCACCGATCTGGTCACCAAGATGCTGGCCCCCACAAAGGCAGGCAATCCGCTGCCAGACGCCGAGTTCAAGAACTTCTTCGCCCTGATGGTCGCGGCCGGCAACGACACGACCCGCTACTCGATCGCCCACTCGATCAAGGCGCTGATCGACCATCCCGAGGTGCTGGCCAAGCTGCAGGCCGAACCCGAATCGTTCGACACGGCCACCGAAGAGATGCTGCGGTGGAGCACCACCACCATGCACTTCCGGCGTACGGCCACCAAGGACACCGAGCTGAACGGAACCAAGATCGCGGCGGGCGACAAGGTCTTGATGTGGTACATGTCGGCCAACTTCGACGACCGCCAGTTCGAGAACCCCTACACCCTCGACATCTCCCGCGAGCCCAACTATCACTGCACGTTCGGCGGCGGCGGTCCACACTTCTGCCTCGGCGCATGGCTCGGCCGTCTCGAAACCCGAATCGCACTCGAGGAGATCGTGCCCCGCTTGAAGTCGATCGAACAGACCGGCCCCGAGGCCAGGCTGCGGTCGAACTTCATCAACGGCATCAAGCATCTGCCGGTGAAGGTGACCTTGAAGTAATCGACACGGGATCGTCGCTCAAGTCGACCGGCCGTTTTGCCGAGACCAATTCCCATGGGGAATCGGATAAGGCAAGTCAGGCGGGCATGGCCAGACGAACTCGGAAGCGTATCGGCCGAGTACGCCCTCTTGCTGGCCGGGATTGCGGCGGCGATCTTCGCGATCGTCATCGCTCTCGGCGGCCGAATCGAGGCCCTCTACACGATCTGACCGACTACACGAGCTGAACTGGCTGCCGGCTAGTCGCCCGACGGGCTGACCGAGCGCACGACCATTCCGTACTCCTCGTCGGCCATCATCAGCTCGACGTCGACGTAGTACTCGGTCGGATAGCCCATTCGGTCGTCGAATGTGGCGGTGACCCGAGCGGCTCCCGAGTCGAACGCCGACTCGATCTCTTCGAACATGTCGTCGATGCTCATCGACCAGCCATCAAAACCCGGAGGGTTGTTGGTGCCCGACACCACCGTCGAGGTTGCCTCGCCGCCGACCACCTTGGTCACCAGCTCGTCGATCGGGCAGAAACACACCGGCGAGTGATCGATGGAATAGTCGACCAGGCCCGACTCGCTCCACGCGGCGCGAGCTGCGTCCAGCCGCTCACGGAACTCGCCCAGCGAGTCGAACGCAACCAGTTCGGTGCCGTCGCCTCCGTCGGCTGCCATCGCTTCGGTGTCGAGGAAGACCCTGATGGGTCGCCCGGTCTGTTCCTCATAGGTGACATCTATGGCCACGCCGCTGTCGATGGCGGCCTGAATCGAGTCGAAGTACTGCTCGACGGTTCTGACGTCGCGGTCGACCTTCATGCCCTGATACTCGACACCGACCACGCGACCGTTTCGCACCCGCACCGTGTTGGCATCCGACACCTCGGGGCCGCACTCACAGCTGGTCGTGAACTCGTAGTCATAGTCGGCGATGCCCGCCTGAGCCCACCGCTGTCGGGCCTGGTCCAGCGCCGATGCCTCTGGACCGTCGGGTGTGCCGGTGTCGCCGCCGCCCTGGGTGGTCGTCACCTCTGTGGTCGACGTGGCTCCACCATCACCAGTGACGACCTCGTCGGGGCTGTCCGAGCAAGCTGTGAGTCCGCTGAAAACCAGCGCTGCTCCGATGGCGGCTGCGGCGAGTCGATTGTTGTTCATGTGAGGTGTGACGAAGCGGGTCGACAGCGCAGTTCCCTGCGGTTCGGATTTTCAGCGATTTCGTGTGAGCCAATCGACCGGAGCGAAGTCGTCGGTCAGCACGTCGGCGTCGCCGATGTAGGACTCGACGTCGCCGAGCAGGCGGCCGTGCTGCGGATCGATGACGATCTCGCCTATGGGGGCGTGAGACGCGACCAGTATCTGGTTGACGGGCCAGTCGGGAACACCGTCGGCCGGCACGATTATCGCAACGTGTTCGAACACGTCGGCCAGGGTGGCCAGCTCGGCTCGTGCGAAGTCGCTGGAACCGCCGTCGATGACGTTCATCGCGTAAATGCCATCGGTGTCGAGGGCCCTGGCGATGTCGGAGACGAATTCCCGGGTTGTCAGGTGCCACGGCACCGACACGCTGGCGAAGGCATCACCTATTACGACGTCGTAGGCCGCGGTCTCGAGCTCGTCGGCTGCCAGCCTGGCGTCGCCGACACGCACCTCGAGCGAATCAGACGTGACCAAGCCCAGTTCGTCGCGGGCGACGTCGACCAGGTAGGGGTCGATCTCGAGAACCAGGCTGTGCGAGCCAGGCCTGACCGCCTCGATGTAGCGCGGCATGGTGAATCCGCCACCGCCGATGTGCAACGCCCTCACCGGACCGGGCGGAGCCGTCGCAACAACATCGGCCAACAGGTTGGTGTAGCGAAACTCGAGCCAGGTCGGGTCGCTCAAGTCGACGGCGGCGTGCCGCAGATCGTCGAGGACCAGAAATCGCAACGAGGGACGATCGACGTCTTCGACCACGGCGCCACAAAAATAGGCCGACTCGAACTGGCAAGGAGAAGGCGCCAGCGACGCCGCTGCCAACGTCACCAGCCCCACGGCGGCCATGGTGGCATCGGGTCGGCTTCGCCCGCCGAGCCGCGCCCCGACGACCAGACCCAAAACCACCAGGAATGCGCCCAGCCCGACGATGACCGGCCGCGTCGGAGCAGCCGAGACCAGCACGAAACCTGTGAAGAACGATCCGAACAGCGCGCCGACCGTGCCGGCCGCAGATAGCCCGCCGACCACCTCGCCGGTGTGGCCGAGGTCGGTCAAACGCAACTTCGCGACCATGGGAGAAACTGCGCTCAGCACGGCCGCCGGAGCAAAGAAGGCCAGCGCTGAAAATGCGACGATGGCAACCGGGCCGGTGCCGAACGACCGCCCGATCGCCGAGACGACGGGCAACGACACCCAGACCAGAATGCCGCCCAGGGCGATGGCGGTGCCGATCAGCTTCTCGGGTGCACGGGTGTCGGCAAGACGGCCCCCCACGCTGTTGCCCAGGGCTATGCCGGCCAGGATCGTTCCGATGATGCCCGTGAAGGTCTCGAGCGACACCCCGATGTATGGCGCCAGCAGGCGTCCGGCGAGGATCTCGACCACCAGCACGGCGGCCGAGGTCACGAAGACGAGGGCCCTGGCGCTGCGACTGGTCACGGCCGGTGAATCTATCGCCATGCGCCCCGAGTCGCTCGGAACAACGGGTGTTCTCGGCGTGTCCAACCCTTTGGTCGGGTCTAACCCTATGCTGGAGATCTAGAGTGTGACACTCGATTGCAGCTCGACCCCACCAGCGGCGTCGGTGACCCCCGGGAACGGATAGTGCGCTCGGAGGTCTTCAACCGGCCCGGGACGCCCGAAGTACCAACCCTGGCCGAAATCGACCCCGGCATCTCTGAGGGCAATGGCGTCTTCGAGGGTCTCGATGCCCTCGGCCACCACACCTGCACCCAGGCCCCTGGCGAAGTCGACCAAAGACTTCGTCAAGGTCGCCAGGACCGGATCGGTAGCGGCTCCGGCCACGATGCTGCGATCGAGCTTGATGATGTCTGGCGACGTCACCACGATGTGGCGCAACGACGAGAAGCCCGCACCCACGTCGTCGATGGCCAGCTTCATCCCGGCCGACCGCAGCGGGGCCAAAGCGGCGGCCAGGGCCTCGTAGTCATCGACGGGATCGTGCTCGCTCAGCTCGATGACCACGCGTTCTGCCGGCAACTCCTCGAACAACTGCCTACACAGTGGGTCCAGCGCGGTGTCGGGCGAAACGTTCATCGCCACGTAACCCTTTGCGGTTCGAAGGTGGTCGGCGGCGCGCCTCAACGCCAGAAGCTCCAACTCTATGCCTCGCTGAATGAACCTCGACTCGCCGAAGACCTGATCTGGTGGCCTCCCCCACTCCTCGGGGAACCTACTCAGGGCCTCCGAGCCGACCCTGGTGCCGTCGGCCAGCCTCACGATGGGCTGCAGCACCACCCTGGGACCCCCACCAGCGATGATCGGCTCGATCCGGCTGCGAATCTCGTCGTCTCGACGACGCTCGTTGACCTCGGGCTCGATGATGGTCGCCGTAGCGCTCGCCAGGACCCGCATCAACGACTCGTCGCGCTTCGACAGACCCTTGTCGGAGGTGAACCCCGCGGCGCAGAACGTTCCATAGACCGTTCCGTCGCTCAAGGTGACCGGAACCGATACGAAGCTGCGAATACGCGGAAACCGGGCAGCGGGTAGGCGCTTGGCCTCGGGCAGCTTCGCGACGTTGGGTATGACGTGGGGCAGCTTGCCATCGAGGATGGCCTGACAGAACGAGGTTGCCTGAGGCATCGTCTGGCCGTCCTTGAACATCGGGAAAGACGACTCGACGACCTCCAGATGTTGTGTCTGGCCGTCGAGGCGGCTGAAGAAGGTCAGGCTGAGCCCCAGAGACGACTTCGCCGTGCGCAACAGCTCGGCCACCTGCATCTCGGGTTCGCTTCGCTGGCGGGGCATCTTCACCTATCGGCACAACACCCTCCTGGACTGAACGTCCGCGACGAATCGGATGGGTTTGGGCCGCGCCCATACAATGTCGCCGTGCAGCTGCGTGCCCTCGGACCCGTCTCGACTGTGGACGCAAACGGCAAGGTCACGTCGCTGCGCGGTCAACAAGCCGAGGTCCTGGCACTGCTGATGGCCCACCACCCTCAAGCGGTCAGGGCCGATCTGCTCGCCGAAGCGCTCTGGGGAGACGAAGCTCCGGCGTCGGCTTCGACAGGTCTGAGGGTGGTTGTGGCCCGCCTTCGCGACCGCTTCGACGACCCCGACATCGAAGTCGTACACGACGGCGATGGGTACAGGCTGCAGGCCCCGACACACAGCCTCGACACCGCACAGTTCGCCGACCTGCTCGACCAGGCTCAGGCCAGAGCGCAGGCCGCCGACCACACCGAGGCAGCCGCCTTGCTGGGCCAGGCCCTCGACCTGTGGCGAGGGCGAGCCTTCCAGCAGTGCGAAAACAACGCTTGGCTCGCCAGCCCCGTCGCAGTGCTGGAGCAGCAGCGCCTGGACGCACAAGAGCAACTGATCGAGACCCTGGCCGCGGCAGGCGAACACGACAAGGCGGCCGCTCTGGCCAGTAGCGCCGTCACCGACGAGCCGTTCAGGGAGCGACGCTGGGAGTTGCTGTTGCTGTCGCTGTACGCCTCGGGGCGCCATGCCGAAGCGCTGCGGGCTGTACAGCGCGCCCGCCGCTTGTTCGGCGAGGAGCTCGGTTTGGAGCTGAGCCCGAGGTTGGTCGACCTGGAAGCCAGGATTCTGGCCCACGACGAGAGCCTGTTGTCCAACCCCAGGTCGCACTCCCCCGCCGTTGCGGACGGCAACTCGTCGACCGATTCGTCGCCGCCGCAGCCCGCTTCGCTGGTGCGCCGGCGCGACAAGGCGCCTTCGCCGTCGTCGAGGTTCTTCGGGCGAGAAGACGACCTCGCCGAGCTGGCAGATCTGGTGGCTGCGAACGGCCTCGTCACCGTGGTGGGTCCTGGCGGTGCCGGCAAGACCCGCCTCGTGGCTCGCTTCGCAAACTCGGTCGGCGACCTGGACCTGGTGTGGGTCGACCTGGTCGAGCCCCGCATATGCCGGACGGTCGCCCAGTGCCTCGCCGAGCAGATCGGAGTTCGCCCCGTCGGTGATGCGACAGAGCTGTTGTCGTCGTTGGTCGACGAACTGTCCCAGCGACCCACGTTGCTCGTCATCGACAACTGCGAGGACGATGTCGCCCAGGTGGCCGCGCTGGGCGAAGCTCTGCTGCGTCAAACCCCTGGGCTGCGGGTTGTGGCCACCAGCCGCGTCGGTTTGGCCAGCGAGAGCGAAGCCAGGCTCGAGCTGGCCGGCCTCGACGACGAGTCGGCTCGCCGACTGTTGGTCGATCGGGCGTTCGGCTCGAGACCGGCGCCACAGGTAGACACGGCCGACCTGCCCCGGCTGATCGACTCGCTCGACGGCCTGCCGTTGGCGCTCGAGCTGGTCGCGGCCCAGCTACGTGTGCTTCCGGTCGACGAGCTGGCGGCTTTGGTGCAAACCTCGCTGGACACCCTGGAAGCGCCCAACCGAACCGACGTACGGCATCGGCGGCTCGCCGACACCATCGATGGCTCGCTGGCGAATCTCGATGCCGACACCACATCGCTGCTGGAACAACTGGCCGTGCTGAACGGTCGCTTCACCCTGGCCGACGCGGCCACGGGTGCAGGCCCAACCGCAGACCGAATGTCTGTGGCATCCCAGCTGCAGGTGTTGGTAGACAGCTCGCTGGTCGAGCGCGAGGTCGGCCGCCTCCCTGCATTTCGGCTGCTGTCGACGGTTCGAACCCGTGCCCGTGAGCGCCTCGACCATCGTGGCGAACTCGACAATGCACGCGACGGGCACGCCACAGCGTTCGCCGCGCTGGTGTCCGAACTCGAACCCGACCTTCGCGGCGCCGGCGAGGAGCTGGCAGTGCAGCGGCTGAACGAAGCCGCAGACCACACCCGAGCGGCGTTCGAGCACCACGTGTCGCGGGGCAATACCTCCGCGGCCGCCGACATGGCCATAGGCATACACGACTGGTCGATTCTGCGGCTGGTGTGGGACAACTTCTCATGGGCCGAACGGGTTCTGGGCATGGCCGGCGCCGACGAACTCGACCAACTGGAAGAACTCCAAGCGTGCGCGGCCCTGGGTGCCTGGGCCGGTCAGCGTTTCACCGATGGCGAACGGCTGGCGGCAGCGTCGCTGCAGACCTCCAAACACCGGGGATCGCAGCCGCGGTTCAGGGCGCTGAGCGCCCAATTCAACCTGGCATCGCAGCAGGGTCGCTTCGCCGAGGCGGGCCAGCTCCAGGCAACCCTGATGGGGCGTCCACGGTTCAGGTCCGTACCCCACGAGGGGGTCCTGACGCTGGGCAACCTCGCCCTCGGATTCGTGCATGCGGGCATGACATCGGACGCGCTGAGGGCCGCTCTCGAATGCCAGCCTCTGGCCGCGTCCAGCGGCAACGCGTCGTTGCTGGCGTGGGCCCATTACACGCTGGGCGAGGCCCAGTCGGCCGACGACCCGGCCGAGGCGGCACGCTCGTTCGCCGAGAGCGTGCGACTGTCGCTGACCGTCGACAACCGATGGTCGCAGGGGATGGCCATGTCGTCTTCGATCAGCAGCCTGCGGAGGTTGGGTCGTCTCGACGAGGCAGCCGTCACCACCATCGAGGTGTTGGAACACTGGTACCGAACCAGGTTCGCATCGAACCTTCGCCACGCGATGTTGCAGGCAACCCTGGTTTTGCTGGAAACCGGACGGCGCGACGCAGCTCGGCGAGCTCTCGGGGCGGTCACCTCCGCTCGCAGCACCCACCCGCTGTCGCCGGCTGACGCCATGGCCATGGACCAGTGCCGCGAGGCCTTGGGCGACCTGCCCGTCGGCGTCTCGCTGGACCGACGCTTGCTCGACGAGACCGTCGAAGCGCTCAGCAGCCGGTAGGCCACAGGTCGGTGTTGACGACCCCGACGCCTACCTGGCGCTCGATTACGGGCCGCCCGCCCTGTTCGACCGTGCGGCGAAAGGGCAGCCCGGCGCCGATGGCGAAGAACGGCTTCAGCCAGTAGTCGCCGGCGGCTTCCAGGGCCCTGCGCATCGCCGGCTGCAGCAATCGAGACGCGAACCCACTTCGCATCGCCCAGGTCATGGCAGCGGCACGACGGCGGCCTCGACCCTCGCCCAAGAGGAGGTAGCGGTTGACCTCGGGGGCCCCGACAGCCTCCACCATTCCCAGCGGCAGCCAGTCCATCCAGCGAGGGAATCCCTCCCCGATGCCATCCAGCAGGGCCTCGGTCAGACGCACGCCGTCCAGCGACACGGCATGGTTGCGGTGCCGGATCATCGCCATCAGGGCACACGCCTCAGCGTAGGTGTAGGCGCGACGACGACCGTCTAGTTCGACGGTGACGACCTCGTAGGGCAGCCCGAGCAGGTGGGCGATGCCGCACCAGAAACGGGTATAGGCGTCGCGCTGGCCGTCGGTGAACGACACCCCCAGTCGTTCGAACATAGAGAACGGACCGACAACGAACGTCAGCATCGTGCCCAGCAGGTCTTCCTGGTTCACGGGAACGCCCATCGTGCTGGTGTCCCACCCACCGGCGATGAGCTGTTCGGTGACCACGGCGTGCATTCCGCGGACACCGATGGTCGAGTCGAGGGCCACTCCCCCGACCTCGAACGATCCGGGGGCGGCGCCTTGGGGTGGCGTCAAGACGTCCAGCAGGAACCGGGCCGTCTCGCCGGCACGTCTGAACGGATCGACAGCGAAATCGCTCACCGACCCCAGCACCCTCACACCCCGGGCTGCCGAGTAGGCATCGGGTAGCGACCCGAACAGCAGACCCATGAACATCGACGTGTCGTTGTCGCAGAACACTTGGCGGGCCGTGGCGACGGTGTCGGCGTCGAGCAGACCGCCGGGTTGTGTGATGGCGTCTCGGCGTTCGATCACGTCACCCATCAAGGCGAAGAACGACGCGGTCACATCATCGGCCGCGAGCCCCCGGCCCACCTTCCACACCGCACTCAACGGGAAGTCGGCGAACAGCGGCTGGGCCTGGTTGGTCGGACGCGACCGAAGCAGTTCCAGTGTCTCACTGTCGATCGGGCTCGAGTCCGGAGCCGGCGGCGGGTCTGGCAGCGCGTCGACCCGTCGGTCACGAGCCTCCAAGTACCGGTCGATATCGCCGGACAGCTGCGGTCTGGCCACCCTGCCATCACCGTCGAACCACGCGGGGTTGCGCTGCACGGCCGCCATCATCGGGATGATCCACGCCATGCGTTGATCCCAGTCGGCCCAGCAGCGGCACCCCTGGCCATCCAGCGCAGTGCGCAGCCCCAGTACGTCGGCCAGATCCGAGGGTAGGTCGATGCTGTGGGCGTCGCGGCTGACCCTCTGTCCGACCCGCACGCTTCCCCACGGCACCTCGAAGGTCACCAACCTCTGGGTGGCAAACGCGATCCAGCGGCCCTCCAGCGCAAGCCGCCGGGCGCCGGGCCGGTGATTGTGCCATTCGTACTTGGTCTCCAGCAGCCGCCAGGCGGTGGTGATCTGGCGCACCCACGTGCGAAAACCCAGGCTGATCGAGCTGTCGAGTTGGCGTTGTTCGTGGGCGGCGATCAGCACGTTTCCGCGCAGTATCAGGCGCGACTTCTGGTCGCGATCGGTGCACCCGATGGCCTGGAAATAGCTGCGCAACCCCTCGACCATGAAGTCGTTGTCGGTGCGGCGGGTCGGATCGATCACCATCGCCGCCACCTCGGACGGGTTCTGCGCGTCGCGAGCCGTGGCCGGTGTGCCAGGAGGCCAGGGTGCAACGCGGCGCAGCAAGTCTTCGCAGCGGCCCCACGCAAGCTCCATTTCGGTCGGGTCGGCCCCGTCCTGATGAGCGGCTCCGACCGTGTCGAGGAAGGCCACCTGGGCCCTAGCGACCTCACTGAAGATGTGGCGATTGCCGAAGGCGAACGGGCGCGAAACCATCCGGCGAATGAACGGAACCGGCACCGAGAGATATCCGGCGATGGCGGCAGAGGCCCATTGGCCGATGGCACAAAACGACGCATCTTCGCAGCCGAGCACGGTGGCCATGGCATCGGCGATGTCGCCGTAGGCAACGGTTATCAGCTGGTTCCTGGCGCGGGCGTCCATGGGGGTGAACGCAACCGCCTCCATCCGCTCCCAGGTGACATCGCGTGAGCTGAGGTCGGGCCGGAAATCGAGCATCACCAACTAGGTACCAGGTCGAGATTGGGCGCCGGACCCGCCGGCGGCCTTGGGCAGGGTCAACTCGAACCGGTTTCCCGGGTCTACGACGCGGATCGAACCACCGTGGCGCGAAGCGATGTCGGCCACGATGGCCAGCCCCAGGCCGGTGCCCCCGCTTTGGCGCTGGCGCGACTCGTCGAGCCTGGTGAAGCGTTCGAAGATGCGTTCACGGTCTTCGAGCGGTACTCCGGATCCGTCGTCGGTGACGGCCAGAACAACGCGGTCGCCCCTCTCGGCGAGGTCGAACACGACCGCCGACTCGGCATGTCGCGCGGCGTTGTCGGCCAGATTGCGCACCGCGCGCCTCAGCTCGCCCGCGACCCCAGCGACCCGCTGTGGCGTGACGGCACCAATGCTCACATCGACGGACGAATGGGCCGCGAGCGTCTGGGCCTCGTCGAACAAGATGTCGTCGAGGTCGACCTGGTCGACCGCGGACGTGCGCTCGCCCGAGATGTTGAGGAACAGCAGGTCGTCGACCAGGCTGCCGAGCCTGTCGGCTTCGGCGGCGATGCGCGCCCTGGTGACGTCCCAATCGGTTGCGGAGGCGGTCTCGGCCAGCACCCGGATGTTTGCGGTGGGGCTCTTCAGCTCGTGACTGGCATCGGACGCGAAGCGACGCTGGGCGAGATCGTGTTCGGACAGTCGATCGAGCATGTCGTTCATGGTGTGCGCAAGGCGATCTATCTCGTCGCCAGAGCCGCTTGTCGGAACCCTGATGTCGAGTTCGCGGCCCGAAACCGCCTGGGCCTGCAGCCTGATCCGCTC
Above is a genomic segment from Acidimicrobiales bacterium containing:
- a CDS encoding oxygenase MpaB family protein, whose protein sequence is MLDFRPDLSSRDVTWERMEAVAFTPMDARARNQLITVAYGDIADAMATVLGCEDASFCAIGQWASAAIAGYLSVPVPFIRRMVSRPFAFGNRHIFSEVARAQVAFLDTVGAAHQDGADPTEMELAWGRCEDLLRRVAPWPPGTPATARDAQNPSEVAAMVIDPTRRTDNDFMVEGLRSYFQAIGCTDRDQKSRLILRGNVLIAAHEQRQLDSSISLGFRTWVRQITTAWRLLETKYEWHNHRPGARRLALEGRWIAFATQRLVTFEVPWGSVRVGQRVSRDAHSIDLPSDLADVLGLRTALDGQGCRCWADWDQRMAWIIPMMAAVQRNPAWFDGDGRVARPQLSGDIDRYLEARDRRVDALPDPPPAPDSSPIDSETLELLRSRPTNQAQPLFADFPLSAVWKVGRGLAADDVTASFFALMGDVIERRDAITQPGGLLDADTVATARQVFCDNDTSMFMGLLFGSLPDAYSAARGVRVLGSVSDFAVDPFRRAGETARFLLDVLTPPQGAAPGSFEVGGVALDSTIGVRGMHAVVTEQLIAGGWDTSTMGVPVNQEDLLGTMLTFVVGPFSMFERLGVSFTDGQRDAYTRFWCGIAHLLGLPYEVVTVELDGRRRAYTYAEACALMAMIRHRNHAVSLDGVRLTEALLDGIGEGFPRWMDWLPLGMVEAVGAPEVNRYLLLGEGRGRRRAAAMTWAMRSGFASRLLQPAMRRALEAAGDYWLKPFFAIGAGLPFRRTVEQGGRPVIERQVGVGVVNTDLWPTGC
- a CDS encoding fused MFS/spermidine synthase → MTSRSARALVFVTSAAVLVVEILAGRLLAPYIGVSLETFTGIIGTILAGIALGNSVGGRLADTRAPEKLIGTAIALGGILVWVSLPVVSAIGRSFGTGPVAIVAFSALAFFAPAAVLSAVSPMVAKLRLTDLGHTGEVVGGLSAAGTVGALFGSFFTGFVLVSAAPTRPVIVGLGAFLVVLGLVVGARLGGRSRPDATMAAVGLVTLAAASLAPSPCQFESAYFCGAVVEDVDRPSLRFLVLDDLRHAAVDLSDPTWLEFRYTNLLADVVATAPPGPVRALHIGGGGFTMPRYIEAVRPGSHSLVLEIDPYLVDVARDELGLVTSDSLEVRVGDARLAADELETAAYDVVIGDAFASVSVPWHLTTREFVSDIARALDTDGIYAMNVIDGGSSDFARAELATLADVFEHVAIIVPADGVPDWPVNQILVASHAPIGEIVIDPQHGRLLGDVESYIGDADVLTDDFAPVDWLTRNR
- a CDS encoding ATP-binding protein translates to MKLPRPRRSLRFEITLGSTVVVAAALIVGSFYLVGSLRSELVSQLDASLAGQVSDRLSLIDSGSDPSTLLNAGLHDTIGWIGRPDGSTLSSSGHRLAEIPDLAPGQVETVEVALLEDGGRDEHEIENETVRMASGASLDGSILVFVGQELSHVESTVSTAETALVIGVPILTLLVAVAVWAAVGRALRPVERIRLQAQAVSGRELDIRVPTSGSGDEIDRLAHTMNDMLDRLSEHDLAQRRFASDASHELKSPTANIRVLAETASATDWDVTRARIAAEADRLGSLVDDLLFLNISGERTSAVDQVDLDDILFDEAQTLAAHSSVDVSIGAVTPQRVAGVAGELRRAVRNLADNAARHAESAVVFDLAERGDRVVLAVTDDGSGVPLEDRERIFERFTRLDESRQRQSGGTGLGLAIVADIASRHGGSIRVVDPGNRFELTLPKAAGGSGAQSRPGT
- a CDS encoding cytochrome P450, with protein sequence MAAPDLADITKHDTFVEGVPHETFKHLRDNDPVSWWDEDDGAGFWAVTRFDDVWTVSHDYDTFTSTKGIRIEDMDEEETQSRRTLMEMDPPEHTALRLLVNKLFTRRGVLLYEDTIRDIARSIVDSAFEKGEFDFVTDVARELPMRMLGRLMGLPDADGDWLVTKGDQMIANSDPEFTEHVVDQVDTEKYRLLPFRSPAAIELFDYADGLIAERRGGDGTDLVTKMLAPTKAGNPLPDAEFKNFFALMVAAGNDTTRYSIAHSIKALIDHPEVLAKLQAEPESFDTATEEMLRWSTTTMHFRRTATKDTELNGTKIAAGDKVLMWYMSANFDDRQFENPYTLDISREPNYHCTFGGGGPHFCLGAWLGRLETRIALEEIVPRLKSIEQTGPEARLRSNFINGIKHLPVKVTLK
- a CDS encoding EAL domain-containing protein: MPRQRSEPEMQVAELLRTAKSSLGLSLTFFSRLDGQTQHLEVVESSFPMFKDGQTMPQATSFCQAILDGKLPHVIPNVAKLPEAKRLPAARFPRIRSFVSVPVTLSDGTVYGTFCAAGFTSDKGLSKRDESLMRVLASATATIIEPEVNERRRDDEIRSRIEPIIAGGGPRVVLQPIVRLADGTRVGSEALSRFPEEWGRPPDQVFGESRFIQRGIELELLALRRAADHLRTAKGYVAMNVSPDTALDPLCRQLFEELPAERVVIELSEHDPVDDYEALAAALAPLRSAGMKLAIDDVGAGFSSLRHIVVTSPDIIKLDRSIVAGAATDPVLATLTKSLVDFARGLGAGVVAEGIETLEDAIALRDAGVDFGQGWYFGRPGPVEDLRAHYPFPGVTDAAGGVELQSSVTL
- a CDS encoding BTAD domain-containing putative transcriptional regulator — translated: MQLRALGPVSTVDANGKVTSLRGQQAEVLALLMAHHPQAVRADLLAEALWGDEAPASASTGLRVVVARLRDRFDDPDIEVVHDGDGYRLQAPTHSLDTAQFADLLDQAQARAQAADHTEAAALLGQALDLWRGRAFQQCENNAWLASPVAVLEQQRLDAQEQLIETLAAAGEHDKAAALASSAVTDEPFRERRWELLLLSLYASGRHAEALRAVQRARRLFGEELGLELSPRLVDLEARILAHDESLLSNPRSHSPAVADGNSSTDSSPPQPASLVRRRDKAPSPSSRFFGREDDLAELADLVAANGLVTVVGPGGAGKTRLVARFANSVGDLDLVWVDLVEPRICRTVAQCLAEQIGVRPVGDATELLSSLVDELSQRPTLLVIDNCEDDVAQVAALGEALLRQTPGLRVVATSRVGLASESEARLELAGLDDESARRLLVDRAFGSRPAPQVDTADLPRLIDSLDGLPLALELVAAQLRVLPVDELAALVQTSLDTLEAPNRTDVRHRRLADTIDGSLANLDADTTSLLEQLAVLNGRFTLADAATGAGPTADRMSVASQLQVLVDSSLVEREVGRLPAFRLLSTVRTRARERLDHRGELDNARDGHATAFAALVSELEPDLRGAGEELAVQRLNEAADHTRAAFEHHVSRGNTSAAADMAIGIHDWSILRLVWDNFSWAERVLGMAGADELDQLEELQACAALGAWAGQRFTDGERLAAASLQTSKHRGSQPRFRALSAQFNLASQQGRFAEAGQLQATLMGRPRFRSVPHEGVLTLGNLALGFVHAGMTSDALRAALECQPLAASSGNASLLAWAHYTLGEAQSADDPAEAARSFAESVRLSLTVDNRWSQGMAMSSSISSLRRLGRLDEAAVTTIEVLEHWYRTRFASNLRHAMLQATLVLLETGRRDAARRALGAVTSARSTHPLSPADAMAMDQCREALGDLPVGVSLDRRLLDETVEALSSR
- a CDS encoding DUF6174 domain-containing protein, with translation MNNNRLAAAAIGAALVFSGLTACSDSPDEVVTGDGGATSTTEVTTTQGGGDTGTPDGPEASALDQARQRWAQAGIADYDYEFTTSCECGPEVSDANTVRVRNGRVVGVEYQGMKVDRDVRTVEQYFDSIQAAIDSGVAIDVTYEEQTGRPIRVFLDTEAMAADGGDGTELVAFDSLGEFRERLDAARAAWSESGLVDYSIDHSPVCFCPIDELVTKVVGGEATSTVVSGTNNPPGFDGWSMSIDDMFEEIESAFDSGAARVTATFDDRMGYPTEYYVDVELMMADEEYGMVVRSVSPSGD